The following is a genomic window from Longimicrobiaceae bacterium.
AGCGCATCCGCCAGCTCGGCAAGGCTTGCTTCGATACCCGTCCCCACCCGCCGCTCGCTCATGGGGAGCGGCACGGAGTCGTCTCCGGGAATGCGGATGCGGCGCACCTCGCCCCGGGCGTCCAGCACGTCCGCGTGGTCCACCTCCCCCCAGTCGTGGTCCTCCGATGCGGCCCAGAACACCGGGAGGACCAGGACGCCCAGCTCCCGCTCCAGTGCCTCCGCGAGGCGCACCGCTGTCAGGATCTTATGTACGGTATAAAGCGGGCCCGTGAAGAGACCGGTCTGCTGGCCGGTGGTGACCATCGCGCCGCCCTCCTCGACGAAGCGCGCCAGGCGCTCCGCGGCCCCGGGCGACGTGGGCCGGAGGGCGGCCGCCGCGCGCTCCCGCTCCGCCCGCCCGAACCGGCCCCGCACCTCGTCCAGCTTGGCGCGGAACGACGCGAGCTCGAACGGAGAGCCGCCGGAATAGAAGGACGGGGCGCTCCCCTCCCCCGCCAGGTAGTCGCGGACCAGGCGCGCCCCGCGAAGCGGCTCCACCAGGATCTCCAGCCCCGGCGCTGCCTCGCGTCCCTCCCCGCGGTCCCCTTCTACATTCTTCATTCTACATTCTTCATTCCTCATCCCCGCCCCGACTCCTCCCGCCCCTTGTGATACGGCTCGCCGCGGGAGATCGTCCCCGCCCGGTAGATCTGCTCCGCCAGCACCAGGCGCGCGAGTTCATGCGGGAGCGTGAAGGCGGAGAGGGAGAGCTGATGCCTCGCCCCGGCCAGGATCTCGTCGGAGAGCCCGTAGGCGCCCCCGATGAGGAAGGCAGCGCCGGGGCTTCCCCGCACCGCCAGCTCCGAAAGGTACCGGGCGAGCTGCTCCGACGTCCACTGCTTCCCCGTCTCGTGCAGCGCCACCAGCTCGCACCCCGGAGCGGCCCGCGCCAGGAGGCGCTTTCCCTCCTCGTCGCGCACCCGGCCGGCGCCGCCGGAACCGCGGTACGGCTCCTCCTTCACCTCCACGGGCTCGAAGGAGAAGTACCGGTGGACCCGCCCCTCGTACTCCTCCACCGCCGCGGCGGCCGGGCCGCGCACCCTTCCCACGGCGAGCAGCTGCACCTTCATCTCAGCGCCCCACCACGGTGTCGCGGAGGAAGTGCTCGTTGTCGCGGTGCGGGTGGTCCACGTTGTAGTGGAGTCCGCGGCTCTCCCGCCTCCGGCGCGCGCAGCGCACGATCAGCAGCGCCGTTTCCACCATGTTGCGCAGCTCCACCAGGTCGGCGGAGGGGACGGACGAGGCCCAGACCGTCTCGTTCTGCTCGGCGATCTGGCGGATCCGCGCCTCCGCGAACTCCAGCCGCTCGTCGGACCGGACGATCCCCACCAGGTCCCACATGAGCGAGCGGATCTCCTCCCGATCGTGCACCAGGAGGACGCCCTCCGGCTCACCGCGCCCCCCGGGCGCCTCCCGGGCGGGCGAAGAGGAGGGAAGCGGGAGCGAGGCGAGCTCCGCTTGCAGGCGGACCGACGCCCGGTGCGCGAACACCACCGCCTCCAGCAGCGAGTTCGAAGCCAGCCGGTTGGCGCCGTGCACGCCGGTGCAAGCCGTCTCGCCGGTGGCGTAGAGGCCCCGCAGTGAGGTGCGGCCGTGCGTGTCGGTCAGCACGCCGCCACAGAGGTAGTGCGCCG
Proteins encoded in this region:
- a CDS encoding 23S rRNA (pseudouridine(1915)-N(3))-methyltransferase RlmH, with the protein product MKVQLLAVGRVRGPAAAAVEEYEGRVHRYFSFEPVEVKEEPYRGSGGAGRVRDEEGKRLLARAAPGCELVALHETGKQWTSEQLARYLSELAVRGSPGAAFLIGGAYGLSDEILAGARHQLSLSAFTLPHELARLVLAEQIYRAGTISRGEPYHKGREESGRG